Sequence from the Nocardiopsis sp. YSL2 genome:
CCTGCGGAGTTCGGCGGCGCCGGCGCAGGCGAGCCGCTGCGTCAGCAGTAGGACATAGGTCAGGTATCGCACAGGGCGACCTCCTGGGTCGGTGGCCGGATGGGTGGTCCGGCGTGCTTTCAGGTGAGTCCATAGTGCCCCCGCGTAGCGGTTATTTGCAATGCCATCTTTAGATGAATGCAAGAATCTTCTATGGCATGCCGCTGGGACATGGAGGTTGCGTGGAATGTCTGGATCTTCAGTAGGGGCCGTAGGATCGGGAGACCGACAGGCCGAGCCCCCGGGGAGTACCGACGACGTGAGCAGCCCGACGCTGAGGCGGAAGCGACTCGCGCGGCAGCTGCGTCAGCTGAGGGAAGAGCGCAGGCTGAATGCCGAGGATGTCGCGGCCGAGGCGAAGCGTCGCTCTGGGAAGCCGCGCGGGTGGTCGCTGAGCAAACTCATCCGCATGGAGAAGGCCAACTGGAAGAGGTTGAACCTCGACGATCTGGCTGTCCTGCTGGATATCTACGAGATCACGGATACGCAGGAGCGCCTGGACCTGATCACCTTGGCGCGCGAGGGGAACCAGCGTGGCTGGTGGGCCTCGTTCGGGGACGCGCTCGGCACGGGTCAGTTCGTCGGCCTGGAGTCTGAGGCGAGCCGGATCCGGACCTACCAGTGCATGACCATCCCCGGATTGCTTCAGACGCCCGAGTACGCGCGGGCGATGATTTCGACACGCGGCATGGTCGACGAGACGGAGCTGAACCTGCGTGTGCAGGCGAGGATGTTCCGGAAGTCGATCTTCAACACGGCTCCGATCCCGACTCTATGGGCGATCATCGACGAGGCCGCGCTGGCGCGCATCCCGCCCGACCTCCACGGGCAGCTGGAGTACTTGATCGAGGCCAGCCTCCAGCCGAACATCGGCATCCAGGTGCTGCCGCTGAGCTACGGTCTACACGCGGCGATGACTGGGCAGATGGTCCTCTTGGAGTTCCCCGCTCCCGACCCGCCGGTGGTCTACATCGAGGTTCTCAGCGAAGAGCTCTACCTGGAAAAGCCGCAACAGGTGACGCACTATCAGCACCTATACGATCATGTACAGGCAGCGGCCCTGCCCGTAGATCAGTCACGGGACTACATTCGGGGCCTGCTGAACCCATAGGAAGCACCGATGCCTGAGACAACCCACACCCTGAACTTCCGCAAGAGCAGCTACAGCGGCCCGACCACACAGGACTGCGTGGAGGTCGCTGACCTCCCTGGCGGCGCCGCCGTGCGCGACTCCCAGCACCCGGATGAAGGACACATCACGTTCCCGGCGGATGAGTGGAGAGCGTTCCAGAACCTCATCACCCGGCGGTAGCACCGACAACGAGACGGGCCCCCAGCATCAGCTGGGGGCCCGTTCGTGCTTTACCTGAAAGCAACCCAGGAACACTCTACCGGCAGCAGGTGACCTGGA
This genomic interval carries:
- a CDS encoding helix-turn-helix transcriptional regulator, which encodes MSSPTLRRKRLARQLRQLREERRLNAEDVAAEAKRRSGKPRGWSLSKLIRMEKANWKRLNLDDLAVLLDIYEITDTQERLDLITLAREGNQRGWWASFGDALGTGQFVGLESEASRIRTYQCMTIPGLLQTPEYARAMISTRGMVDETELNLRVQARMFRKSIFNTAPIPTLWAIIDEAALARIPPDLHGQLEYLIEASLQPNIGIQVLPLSYGLHAAMTGQMVLLEFPAPDPPVVYIEVLSEELYLEKPQQVTHYQHLYDHVQAAALPVDQSRDYIRGLLNP
- a CDS encoding DUF397 domain-containing protein — encoded protein: MPETTHTLNFRKSSYSGPTTQDCVEVADLPGGAAVRDSQHPDEGHITFPADEWRAFQNLITRR